One Hydrogenimonas thermophila genomic window, TGAAAAATATAGCAAAAAACTGCAAAAAAATCAATGAAATTGATGTTGATACGATATCAAATTTAAATATTGAGCGTGCTGTTTTAAGTACAATTATCTTTGATCCAGTGCGGTATGAAGAGATTGCCGTACAGTTGAAACCGGAAGATTTTTACCACCCTTTTCATCAGCACCTTTTTGTAGCTATGGAGGAGCTTTTTAAGGGTGATCAGCCGATAGATGAAGAGTTTCTTAGGGAAAAATTGACTCAGAAAAATCAGTTTGATGAAGTTGCTTTTTTGGATATTGTTGCATACACTAATCCGCTCTCAAATGCCAATGCTTACATAAAAGAGATCAAGGCAAAAGCACAAAAAAGAAAGCTACTTGATGTAACTACTACAACTAAAAAAATGGTAGCCGACGGTAACAAGCCAGGCGATATTGCAGCTAACATTATGCAGCAAATCGATGAAATATCTAAAGAAATTGATGTTGAAGTAGTTCAGAAAAAAATCGAATATATGCAATCAAAAAATAAAAAAATAGAGAAACTTAACCAATTATTGCAGTCTCAATTTTTGAAGCTAGACGAAGAAAAAATAATACTTAACGAAATTGAAAAATTAAAAAAAGAGATAGGCTTAGACGAAGCACAGAAATGGGATGATAACATTGATGATTGGCTTGATAGATTTGACCTTGACCCAGATGAACTTGAAAACATAGAAGTTGAATATTTAGTCGATAATCTTATTGTTAAGCAAGAAATTTCAATGATTTTTGCACCCGCAGGCACTGGAAAATCCCTTGGTGCGGTAGATATAGCTAATATGTCTCTCATAAACGAAAAAGTTGAGCGTGCACTATATTTTGATTTAGACAACGGAGATGCGACACTTGCAGAGAGAAAAATACATGATTTAAAAAAACAGCACGGTAAAAAATTTAGATACTTTAGATCTGGTACAGATGACGTTTGGCGTGTGATACGCGAAATCTCAAAACGCGATCTAACTAATAGTTTAATTGTATTTGATTCAGCCAAAAATTTCATGCAGGGGAAAGACCGAGATAAAAATAAAGATGTATCACAGTTGACAGAAATTTTCAAGAGATTAAGAGATAAGGGAGCTACAGTTATTTTCTTGCACCATAGCCGAAAGCCACCTGCAGACCAAAATAAATTTGACCAAATATATTCAGGCAGCAGCGCATGGGAAGAAGACACATCTAATAGTTTTTTATTGATTAACAATCCACATAAAAATACTTTTATTTTTGTACCGCAAAAAAACCGGATTGGAAAAATAGAAGAACAAGCTTTTCAACATAAAGATAACCACACTTTACAAAAAGTAGAGCTACAATGGGCAAAAGAGGATGAATTATATGAGAAAATCCGAGATGAAATAATTGATTTTATTGATACTTCCAAGAATAAGCCAACTTTTTCACAAATCCTAACTCACCTAATGGAGATGGGCTTTTCAAAAAATAAATCAAATGAAGTGATCCAGTCCGGCAAAGGTAGGTATTGGAAAGTAGAGAAAGTGAAAAAGAATAACAAAAGCCTATTTTTCATTATCGAACCAGAGACTGCAGAGACAAAATTTGAAATTATTGAATTTGAAGCAGATAACACGGATAAGTCGGACAAGTCCTATTTTAGGGATTTCTCTAAGTCGGATAACTGCGGACAAGTGCGGATAACTGCAAACAAATCTAAGAATTATGTATCTGAACAGAATGATTATAGCAAAATAGATATACCAGTGCCAATTTAAGAGCTAGAGAGCTAGGAGGTGTAGCATGATGTTAGCCCAAGAGCTTGCAGAAATTAAATCAGATATTCAGATTATTAAGCAGTTTGTAATGGATTTTCCGGAGTGGATTCCATTAAGCGATTCACTTGCCAAAGAGTACGGATACAGTGGTGTTGACGGCTTAAGAGAATGGTGTAAAAGAAACATTCACCCGTCACAGTTTCAAAAACGTGGACGCATTTACCATCTGCATAAGTCAGCCCTTTCAATTCTAAAAAAAGGATGAAAGTGCTACCATTTCACATGCCCACAACCAGAAAGCAGAAAGGACTAAAAAGTGAGTCGTAGAAAAGGTTGTGCATACATCTGGGAAAGAAAAGATACCCGTGTTCTTTGGCTTTGTAGATATGTTAACAAGAAGCCTGTTCGAGTAAGCACTGGATTGCCAGATACAAAACAAAACCGCTTATTTTTAAACCGTAATGCTGAATCTGAATTTTGGCGTATTGCACTTGAACAAGGTAAAGTAGAACCAGATCAAATACCAAATAATTCATCTTTATCTATTATTATGCAGCAAGATCCAGCTATGCCAAAACTAAGAGAGTATGGCGAGTATACTTTAAATGCTACATTATCAGGTAGATCAACAAAAACTCAACAAGACGTTAAAAAGAAGTTTAACCGTATTTGTCTATATTTTGGAGATGAAACGCCTATAAATTCAATTACAGCTACAATGATAGCAGAATGGCAAACTAAGCTTAGCCAGGGTAAAGTCTCTTATCAAAATGGAAAGCCATACTCAAATAAAACAATTATAAATTATCGTTCAGTTTTAAACACTATATTGAGTGCAGCAGTAGATGATGGATTAATACAACGCAATCCGATGGAGTCAAGAATAGCTAAAGCCCCACGGATTATTAAAAAAATTCCAACCGTCTATTCACTTGAAGAGATTCGAGCTTTACTTGAATCTTGTCGTCATTATGCCAAAAATGCACGCAATTTTCAAACCGAGTGGGCATGGAAACAGATGTTTTATATGCTAAAGCTTGGTTTTTTTACAGGGTTGCGGTCAGGAGAGCTAATAGCTCTGCAATGGCATGACATCAACTTTGATCAAAATTACATCCATGTCCAAAGGCGAATAAGAGATGGTGATGAAGATTTACCAAAAGGCTATAAAAAACGTTTTGTTGATTTATTGCCACAAGCAAAAGAGGTACTAAAAACTCAACAGTTGCTTACAGGACTTAAAAGTAAGTGGGTATGGCTAACTTATCAAGGCAATCCTTATTCATCTACTGATAGCTTGGATGAAATGTTTAAAAAGGCTTGCAGACATGCAGGTGTAAAAGTTGGTAAATTTTATAATATGCGTCATAGCTTTGCTACATTGATGATAGAAAATGGAATGAGTGAAAGTTGGCTTATTCAAAATACTGGGCATGTTGATATATCAACAACCAGAGATTATTATTTTGGTAAAATAAAGCCTAATTTAGATGCAATTAATAAGCTTGTTGTATAGGTTTTATACACAGTTTATACACAGTTGAAAAATGAAGTGTTTGAAAAGCCCTATTTTAGGGGATTGAAGTGGCGGACAGGGAGGGATTCGAACCCTCGGTACCCGCAAAGGTACGCACCCTTAGCAGGGGTGTGGTTTCAGCCAGCTCACCCACCTGTCCGTGTAATGCTTAAGTGGGTGAAATTATAGCGGCTGAATCTTAATATTCTGCTTAAACAGCCTTGTATTGACTAGATTTTAGAATATTTTCCAGTAGCTTTTGAAGCTGTTCTGCCATTGCACTATTTTGTTTTTTTGCATCTTCAATGCGCTCTTTAAGCTTAACTACCAATTCTACCTTATCCAAAATTTTCATAACAGCTCCTTGAAAATTTATATTTAAGGATGCTCATATATTGGCAACCTGTATATTTCAAGTAAGCAATAATTGTTCCTTTATATATAATACTATATTGGAAAGATTTAGATACAATGCTATAAATAGTTTTTGATTTAGGAGAGTTGTAATGTTTCAGAAATATGCCCCACTGGTATTTGTTATACTTTTTGCACTGTTTGTAGGATGGATGATTTGGGGGATGGAAACAGCAGTTCCACAAGGGAACTGGTAAAAAGTTTTTTATAGAGCTTGTAGAATTTTTTCTACTACTTTAGCTGGTTCTTCAGACTTATAGACAGGTCGTCCTACGACGATTATGTCTACTTTCTCTTTTTTTGCAGTTTCAATATCTGCAACACGTTTTTGATCGTCACTCTTTTCTCCAAATGGACGAATTCCCGGTGTCAAAGTTAAAAATGACTTATCTGTTTCATGTTTAATCATACTGCTCTCATAAACACTGCATACTACACCATCAAGTCCTGCCTGATAGCTTTGAAGTGCAAACTCTTTTGCTTTTTCTTCAATATCAGTTCCGTAAATCTCTTTAAAACTATGATAGTCAAATGAGGTAAGAGCTGTTACAGCCAGTACAAGTGGTCTTTTTTCATATTTATCAAGACGTTCCATAACTGTTTGCATTGCCTTTTTACCAGCACTAGCATGAATATTGAACATATCTACATCCATTTTAGCTATCTCTTCAGCTGCATCAGCCATAGTATTTGGGATATCATATAGTTTAAGGTCAAGAAAAATTTTGAAGTTTGGGTTTATCTCTTTTATTTTATCTAAAAAATCTTGTCCATCACGAATGAAAGAACGAAATCCGACTTTAAGCCAAATATCGTATTTAGCAAGTGTTTGGACGAGTTGAAGATTCTCTTTTGAAGAAGGAAGGTCTAGAGCGACGCATAGTTGCATAGTATTTCCTTTTTGGAAATTATACCACGTCGCTCCCCTTCCTTAAAAGGTTTTAGCCTATAACACAGCTTTGAATTTTAGCAACAATGCTAGGATCTTCCAGTGTTGAGATATCTTGCTTAATCTCTTCACCTTTAGCAATAGCACGAAGAATTCGGCGCATTATTTTACCTGAACGTGTTTTAGGCAAGCCAGGAACAACTTTAATGGTGTCACATTTTGCAATATTTCCAATCTCTTTAGAGATTACTTGATTGATCTCTTTGGCAAGTTCTGCCTCTTCTCCAAAGCTATCCTCTACATCTTTGAGAACAACATAGGCAAATACACTTTCACCTTTGATGTCATCTGGTTTACCAACAACTGCAACTTCTGCAACATGTGGGTGCTTTTTAATGGCAGCTTCTATCTCTGCTGTACCCATTCGGTGTCCTGAAACATTGATAACATCATCAACACGTCCTGTAATTGTGATGTAGCCATCTTCATCAATAATTGCACCATCACCTGAGAAGTATACAGGTTTACCATCTTTTTTGGCATCACCAAAGTAAGACTTTTTAAATCGTTCAGGATCGCCCCAAATAGTTCGGATCATACTTGGCCAAGGTTTAGTAATGCATAGAAGTCCTTGTTCACCAGGCTCTACAGGTGTGCCATCACGCTCAATTACTTCTGCCATAATTCCAGGTAGCGGGAATGTTGCACAAGCTGGTTTAATAGGTGTAGCACCTGGTAGTGGACTAACCATATGACCGCCTGTTTCAGTCTGCCACCATGTATCAACAATTGCACAGCGTCCGCCACCAATTTTTTCATAGTACCACTTCCATGCTGGTGGGTCAATTGGTTCACCAACAGTTCCTAGAACTTTAAGTGAGCTAAGATCATATTTTTCAGGCTCATGTTCACCTGTTTTATGAAGTACACGAATTGCAGTTGGAGCTGTGTAGAACTGGTTAATTTTATACTCTTCAACCATTTTCCAAGCACGTCCTGCATCTGGATATGTTGGTACACCTTCAAACATAACAGTTGTTGCACCCATTGCAAGCGGTCCGTAAACAATGTATGTATGACCAGTGATCCAACCTATGTCTGCTGTACACCAGTATGTGTCATTCTCTTTGACATCGAAGACCCACTCCATTGTCATTTGTGCCCATAAAATATAACCTGCTTGTGCATGCTGAACACCTTTTGGTTTACCAGTTGATCCTGATGTATATAGCAAGAAGAGTGGATCTTCACTATCCATAACTTCTGGTTCACAAGTATCTGCTTCAAGATCAATTAATTCATTGTAGCTGTAATCCCGTCTTTCAATCCAGGTAATATCTTCATGGTTTCTTTGAACAACTAACACTTTTTCAACAGTGTCGCATCCCTCTTCAAGTGCAATATCAACTACAGGTTTTAGCATATATGGTTTACCTTTTCTGTAAGCACCATCAGCTGTAATAACTAGTTTAGCTTCTGCATCAATAATACGATCACGAAGTGCTTCAGCACTAAATCCACCAAATACGACAGAGTGGATCGCTCCAAGACGTGCACATGCCAACATTGCATAAGCTGCTTCTGGAATCATTGGCATATAAAGAACAACGCGATCACCCTTTTTGATACCGAATCTGTTTTTAAGAAGGTTCGCAAAACGACTAACATTACGGTAAAGTTCAAGGTAAGTAATGATTTGTTTATCACCACGGTCACCTTCAAAGATGATAGCCGCTTTGTTTTTGCGAACTTCAAGGTGGCGATCTATACACTGATAGCTGACATTAAGTTTACCGCCTACAAACCACTTATAAAATGGTGCGTTGGACTCATCAAGCACTTGTGTGAAAGGTTCAAACCAGTTAATCTTCTCTTTTGCCCAGTGGCCCCAGAATCCTTCATAATCCTCTTTTGCCCAATCAACCAATTCTTGATATTCACACATATTTTTAATACGTGCATTTTTTGCAAACTCTCGGTTAGGTTTAAATATAGGCTTTCTCTCTTCGCTCATTATTTTCTCCTTTAATTTAGTGTTTTTAAATTTTTAAGTTTAATATACATCATAGCTGTCATAATTGCATCATTAAGAGCATCATGCTTATTTAGTTTTGGAATATCTAATGCTTTGAGCATTGCATCAAAACGTAAATCAACATGTTCTTGATGTATTGTGCCTACTTTTTTATCATAGTATAGCGCAGAAATTTCTATTAATTGATTAGGTAAAGTTATTCCTAAACTTTCTTTAAGCATTTTGTTGACCATAGCTACATCAAATTCCAGATAGTAACCAACCAGTGTTCTAGGTCCAATAAAGTGTAAAAAACGTGCTATAGCTTCATCTGCTTCTATAGCATTTTTCATATCACAAGCTCTGATTTGGTGTATTTTTATACTTTCAGGGTTTATCTCACGGTTACATTTTATGTAAAGGTGAAGAGATGAACTAGTTAAAATACGATTGCCCTTAACCTTTACAGCACCAATTGAGATGATTTCATCACGCTTAACATCCAGCCCAGTTGTCTCTGTATCGAAAACAACCACTTCATCTTTAGGTGGTGTATCGAACAAAAAGGAATAGTGAGGGTCTTTTAATCTCTTTTTCATCCAATTGCGTTTAAGCCTATTTAGCATTACCCCACCATATTTAGTTTAAAGTGATAAGTAATGAACTTTTTCAGTTCACGCACTACCTTTAGTGCATCTTTTAACATGTCACGCTCCAGTTTGCTTAGGTTACGAATATCGACTCTATTATCTGGTTTTTTCCCCTGTGCTATTTGCGACAGTTTATTTTGTAAAATAAATGTAAGAATGACATCAAATGATTCAATAAGCTCTGTTGCAAATTTTCTGTCAATCAGTCCGATTTCATTGAGCTCTTTGATTCGTTCAACTGTTGAAGTTACCTCAATTTTTTGCTCCAATGCCAATGCACGTATACCGTGCATAAGGATGAAACTACCTCCTTTTTTAAGATCAATCTGATCGTTGCCAAATCCTCCTAGCAATCCTAGAGGTATATCAAAACGTTCAACAGCCTGTGCAAATATAGCCAGTGCAGTAGGGTGGTTGCTTATTTTGTTAAAAAGATAGTGTCGTAAATCTTTAAGAAGCTTAGTATTGCCTGCTACACATTTAGCATCAACAAGGATGGCTAGCTTCATCATTGCATCACTCTCTGGTATATCAACCCAATTATCAATTGCTTTTTTAAAATCTTGAAGAGGTTGAGACCACTCTGGATTACTGACCATTACATTACCTGGACATTCTGGAAATCCCAAGCTTTGCAGTGCTTTGCTAAATTGGGTCATCTTCCCTTCAAGTCCATCAGCATAAAAATCATCTTTTATAATGAGACCGTTGTCTTGATCAGTTCTGATGATCTGCTCCTCACGCCCTTCGCTTCCCATAACCATCAGTGCTACATTAGAATGCCACTCTTGAGGTATGATGAGTTCAAATACTTTTGCAAATACTTTGGCATTGAGTTCGCTGATAATACGGGCAATATATCGTGCTTTTATGCCTTTATGATGAAGTGTTCGTACAATGTTAACCATTCCATCCGTTGTACTTTTGAGTTCTTCAATGGAGCTTGCTTTTTCGATTTGAACACTTAGAAGGTAAGCATGGTTGGAAAAATAACTAAGTAAATCTATTTGCTCAATAGTGCCGCAAATATTTTTATTATGTGTGACAACAAGGCGTTTAATGCTATGGCGTGTCATCATCAGCAGGGCATTGAAAAGAAAGTCATCACGTTCTATTGTTATAAGTTTATAGGTTGCAATATTTGCAATCGGCTCTTGTAGTGAGACGCCACCTAAAATAATGTGATGTCTAAGATCACTGTCTGTGACAATTCCTATATGCTGTTGATGCTTAACCAAAATAGCAGTTGCTTTTACTGCTTCCATACCAGCTACTGCTTTTACAATTGGAGTTGTACCTTCGACAATGTATGGAGAGTGGATAAAAATATCACCAATACGTGCCGTAAGAAACTCAGTAAACTCTGTTTGCTGGCTCTGTTTGCGCAAAGCTTGTAGGCGTGTGGCTATATCTTCTAAATAAAAAGTTTTAAAAGCATCATTTGTTTTAATAAGCTCCAAAAAAAGTGTTTTTGGAATCTCATAACAAAGAAGCTCTTCAATCACACGGTAGATACGTTCATTTGAGTGTTGCAAAATTTCACAAGCACCTATAGTATCTAGTGCACCGAAATATTCGACATTTCCTTCCTTGTCACTTGCTTCAACACTACCTTTGATAATAATAGAGATATTATCTGGTTTTTTATCTTCATTAAAAAGGATAGTATCTTTAGGGTAGTAGGCTATATCCATAGCACTCAACACCCGTTCTAACTCATTGTCAGATAGGGAGTCAAATGGGTGAATAGATATAAGAAAGGATTTTTGTTCAACAATACTCATAAATAGTATCCTTCTTTCTAAAAAAGTAGCGATAAGTTTAAATCACTTATCGCTACAAAATGATTAGTGCGATACTGCCCCTTCAGCTCCGATCCCTGTTTGAGAGCGAATGTCTTGCGCTTCAAATGCTTCACGCTCTTTTTCGGCATCAGCACTTTTGTCTGTTACTGAGAAGAACCAGATACCTATGAAAGCAACAGTTACACTAAATAGTGCCGGATATTTATATGGGAATATAGCCTCATCAAACCCTAAAATCTGTTGCCATACAATAGGACCAAGGATAACCAGCATAACAGCTGTTGCAAGCCCCAAACTACCACCAATTACAGCACCGCGTGTTGTGAGATTTTTCCAAAACATTGAGAGGAAAAGAACAGGGAAGTTTGCCGATGCTGCAATAGCAAATGCCAAACCAACCATAAATGCAATATTCTGTTTTTCAAATGCAATACCAAGCAAAATAGCAACAATACCCATTGCAATAGTTGCAATTTTAGAGATGCGCATCTCTTGAACCTCATCTACACGACCACGTCTAAAGACATTTGCATAAAGGTCATGACTTATGGCTGAAGCACCTGCAAGTGTCAGACCAGAAACAACTGCAAGAATTGTTGCAAATGCAACTGCTGAGATAAATCCAAGGAAGAAGTTTCCACCCACTGCATGGCTAAGATGAATTGCTGCCATATTGTTACCACCGATTATCTTACCCGCTGCATCAAGGTATTGCGGGTTAGTTAAAACCATTACCACGGCTCCAAAACCGATGATAAATGTCAAGATGTAAAAGTAACCTATAAAACCAGTTGCATAAAATACCGACTTTCGTGCCTCTTTTGCATCTGCAACAGTAAAGAAGCGCATTAGAATGTGAGGAAGACCTGCTGTACCAAACATTAGTGCAATACCAAGACTAATTGCAGAGATAGGATCACTCACGAGACCGCCAGGGCTCATAATTGCATTATGGTTTGGATGAACTTCAACAGCTTTGGCAAAGAGTTCTTCAAAGCTGAAGCCAAAGTGTGCCATTACAGCGATTGCCATAAATGTTGCACCAGAAAGTAGTAGTCCTGCTTTGATAATTTGAACCCACGTTGTTGCCAACATACCGCCAAATGTTACATATAGAATCATCAAAACACCAACCAGAATAACCGCCAACTCATATGGAAGACCAAAAAGGATTTGGATTAGCTTACCTGAACCAACCATCTGTGCAATAAGATATAGAGTTACAGTTGCAATAGAACCAAATGCTGCAAGTGTTCGAATTGGAGTCTGTTTAAGTCGGAATGAAGCAACATCGGCAAATGTATACTTTCCAAGGTTGCGCAGACGCTCTGCTACAAGAAAGAGAATAATTGGCCAACCTACCAAGAAACCGATAGAGTAGATAAGACCATCATACCCTTTTAGATATACAAGACCAGAAATTCCTAGGAATGATGCTGCTGACATAAAGTCACCTGCAATTGCCAAACCGTTTTGGAAACCTGTAATTCCACCGCCAGCTGTATAGAAATCTTTGGCAGTTTTTGTACGTTTAGCTGCCCAGTAGGTTATGCCCAGCGTTGCAGCAACAAAGACTAGGAACATAATGATAGCTGAAATATTGAGAGGCTGTTTTTGGACTTCACCTTCAATTGCACCACCTGCAAAAAGTGCCAGTGATGAGAGTGTTAGTAGTAAGACTTTTTTCATGAAGCATCCTTTGCAAGCTCTTTTTCAAGTTCCTCTTTGACTTCACGGCTAAGATCATCAAATTCACTATTGGCACGTTTGACATAAACTCCTGTTAGCGCAAAAGCGATAATAATAATTGCTATACCGACAGGAATACCGACAGTTGTAACTTTGCCATCTCCAAGTGGAGTACCTAGCAGTTGAGGATCGAACGCTATGGTTAAAATGAATGCATAGTAGACCACTAGCATAATAATTGAAAGCGTCCAAGCAAAACTGCTGCGCTTTTTAACTAACATCTGATATTTGGGATTACTCCTAATATGCTCTATCATCTCTTTTGTCATAACGACTCCTTTTTAGTTAAAAGTTATAGTTTACAATGAAACGGTACTCATCCCAATCTATTCCAGGTTTAAAATCTCTAGGAAAGTTTCCTCTAAATCTTAGTTGAAGATTTTGAATTCCTTTAGGGTAGTACTTAATATCAAATCCACTCTCTTTGGCAGTCCATGCTTTACCTGTATCGTATGGATTGTTTTCACCAACATCAAAATTGCAGTAGTAGAGTGTAGCATTGGCATTTATACCCATATTTTGAAAGTTATAGTTTCCTGCAACTTTCCAAGCATCAGTGTCTGCAAAGAATTGGTGTCGTGTAACCATTCCCTGTGTAAATGCAGGCATTCCACCCCAAGGGCTTGCTATACTGGAACCAAGTGGATTGTTACTATCTGAACCTGTTGTTGAGTAAGCAACATATCCACTGACATTACCAACTTTTGCTCCAACTTTTGCTCCAATATAGTCTGAATCAAAATCTCCTGCAAGAGAGTCACCTGTATCACTTTCGTGTATATATTGAAGTGATGTTTTCATCTTTACGCTACCTATAGGAATAGCATAATCTCCTTGCAAATAGACAATATTCATTATGTCGTGAGCATAATAGTCCCAAGCTTGGAGAGTCAGGTTTTTAACTCCACTATATTTGACAGCAGCAATTGAGACACCGTCAGTTTCTTTTCCAATAGCATATTCGCCCATATCAATGAATTCACCACTTTTATTATTTGCACCATATCCAGCTGTTAATGCCAATGCTTTATCTGATTCATTTTTTGTTTCAGTAAAATCTTTATAAGCATTAGAGAAAGTACCAGCGGCAAACTTTGTAACATGTGCTGCAATTAAGGTAGTATCTTTTAGATCTGTGTTTGTAAAAAGATAGGCTTCAAAGAGGTTTGGAATCATACGGGCATCATCGCTGCCAGCCATAGGAGTATCTAAACGTTGACGACCAGCTTTAAAGGCACTGTTTTTGTATGTGTACTTTAAGTATGCTTCACCAAGGATTGTATATCCCTCTTCATTTTCCCCAAAAAGTGTAGGATCCAGTGAAGCACCTGGCAGGTTATCTGAGCCTATTCCAAAGCCATTTGTTGTATAAAAGGCTGTACCAAGACTAAATCCATAATAAGGTGCAGTCTCATACTTCAAATGACCACCTGCTGCAATGGCTGATCTGTGAAGTGTAACTCCTCCATCGTAGTCTCTATCTATGTAGAAAACACGAACTTGACCACTTAGTTTTCCACTGCTAAATGCCTCTTCTAAAGTATCGGCACCATAGGAAACTGTTCCAATAGCAGCAATAACTGCCATAGATAAAAGTTTTTTCATGCATACTCCTTATAAGTCTGTACAAGGTTATGCTAAAAATCAAGTGTAGCGTGAGTGTAGCAATTGAAATTTATGTGTAAATTTTGGAAGGAGATAAAAACTTATGTGTAAAAAAGTAACTTATTTATTAACTGCGATTTATGCGGTAACCTACACCACGAATGTTTACTATAAAATCCTCTTTTAGACTTTTTTTAAGACGACTTACTTCAGCTCTTATTGTAGCGTTATCAATAATAGCATCATCCCAAACATAGTGGCGTAGCATTTCAAAATCAACTACATTTCCTTGATGAATAGCAAGTAGTTGAATTATCTGCATCTGTCTTTTTGTCAATGGGACTGGTTCATTATCAAAAAGTAGGGTTTCGCTGGCTTTATCAAAACTGTAACGTTGACTAAGGCGTATATGCTGTTTGTCTCTAATTCCTAACAGTTGGTCTATTTTTTGTATGTGCAAAAGAAGTTCAGGTAGGTGAAATGGTTTTTTAAGATAGTCATAACATCCAAGTTCATATGCTTTTGCTATCTCTTCCATTCCATGCATTGCACTTATAAAGATAGTTGGAGTTTGGATTTTTTCAGATTGAATTATTTCTAAAAGTTTTAAACCATCAATATTAGGTACACTTATATCTAAAATAAGTAGATCGAACTCCTCTTTTTTTAAACACTCCAATGCTGCATTTCCTTCAAAAAATGAAGTAACATCATGATTGTGAAGTTTTAGAAACTCAACGATAGCATCGTTAAGCATCATTTCATCTTCAAGCAGTAGGATTCTCATTACTTTTCCATTTTGAAATTATATAGGTAAATGTTACCACGTTTTCATTGTGTTGTAGTGTAACTCCAATCATATTGCGCTCACATATTCTTTTAACAATGTAAAGCCCAAGTCCAAAACCATTTTCATGTTCACTATCTTGATAAAAAGGTTCAAAGAGTTTTTCTATATTGGTAATCTCTTTGGCTTTATTACTAAAGCTTAGTCTAATTTCATCTTTTTCATTGCAAAGTCTTACAACAATTTCACTGCCAGGCAATGCATATTTAATAGCGTTTGATAAGTTATTATCTACAAGACGAGTAAATTCTTCTATATTCAACCATACTTTTTCGCTTTTTTGAAGGATGA contains:
- a CDS encoding DnaB-like helicase N-terminal domain-containing protein, with translation MKNIAKNCKKINEIDVDTISNLNIERAVLSTIIFDPVRYEEIAVQLKPEDFYHPFHQHLFVAMEELFKGDQPIDEEFLREKLTQKNQFDEVAFLDIVAYTNPLSNANAYIKEIKAKAQKRKLLDVTTTTKKMVADGNKPGDIAANIMQQIDEISKEIDVEVVQKKIEYMQSKNKKIEKLNQLLQSQFLKLDEEKIILNEIEKLKKEIGLDEAQKWDDNIDDWLDRFDLDPDELENIEVEYLVDNLIVKQEISMIFAPAGTGKSLGAVDIANMSLINEKVERALYFDLDNGDATLAERKIHDLKKQHGKKFRYFRSGTDDVWRVIREISKRDLTNSLIVFDSAKNFMQGKDRDKNKDVSQLTEIFKRLRDKGATVIFLHHSRKPPADQNKFDQIYSGSSAWEEDTSNSFLLINNPHKNTFIFVPQKNRIGKIEEQAFQHKDNHTLQKVELQWAKEDELYEKIRDEIIDFIDTSKNKPTFSQILTHLMEMGFSKNKSNEVIQSGKGRYWKVEKVKKNNKSLFFIIEPETAETKFEIIEFEADNTDKSDKSYFRDFSKSDNCGQVRITANKSKNYVSEQNDYSKIDIPVPI
- a CDS encoding tyrosine-type recombinase/integrase; the protein is MSRRKGCAYIWERKDTRVLWLCRYVNKKPVRVSTGLPDTKQNRLFLNRNAESEFWRIALEQGKVEPDQIPNNSSLSIIMQQDPAMPKLREYGEYTLNATLSGRSTKTQQDVKKKFNRICLYFGDETPINSITATMIAEWQTKLSQGKVSYQNGKPYSNKTIINYRSVLNTILSAAVDDGLIQRNPMESRIAKAPRIIKKIPTVYSLEEIRALLESCRHYAKNARNFQTEWAWKQMFYMLKLGFFTGLRSGELIALQWHDINFDQNYIHVQRRIRDGDEDLPKGYKKRFVDLLPQAKEVLKTQQLLTGLKSKWVWLTYQGNPYSSTDSLDEMFKKACRHAGVKVGKFYNMRHSFATLMIENGMSESWLIQNTGHVDISTTRDYYFGKIKPNLDAINKLVV
- the pyrF gene encoding orotidine-5'-phosphate decarboxylase, producing the protein MQLCVALDLPSSKENLQLVQTLAKYDIWLKVGFRSFIRDGQDFLDKIKEINPNFKIFLDLKLYDIPNTMADAAEEIAKMDVDMFNIHASAGKKAMQTVMERLDKYEKRPLVLAVTALTSFDYHSFKEIYGTDIEEKAKEFALQSYQAGLDGVVCSVYESSMIKHETDKSFLTLTPGIRPFGEKSDDQKRVADIETAKKEKVDIIVVGRPVYKSEEPAKVVEKILQAL
- the acs gene encoding acetate--CoA ligase, with amino-acid sequence MSEERKPIFKPNREFAKNARIKNMCEYQELVDWAKEDYEGFWGHWAKEKINWFEPFTQVLDESNAPFYKWFVGGKLNVSYQCIDRHLEVRKNKAAIIFEGDRGDKQIITYLELYRNVSRFANLLKNRFGIKKGDRVVLYMPMIPEAAYAMLACARLGAIHSVVFGGFSAEALRDRIIDAEAKLVITADGAYRKGKPYMLKPVVDIALEEGCDTVEKVLVVQRNHEDITWIERRDYSYNELIDLEADTCEPEVMDSEDPLFLLYTSGSTGKPKGVQHAQAGYILWAQMTMEWVFDVKENDTYWCTADIGWITGHTYIVYGPLAMGATTVMFEGVPTYPDAGRAWKMVEEYKINQFYTAPTAIRVLHKTGEHEPEKYDLSSLKVLGTVGEPIDPPAWKWYYEKIGGGRCAIVDTWWQTETGGHMVSPLPGATPIKPACATFPLPGIMAEVIERDGTPVEPGEQGLLCITKPWPSMIRTIWGDPERFKKSYFGDAKKDGKPVYFSGDGAIIDEDGYITITGRVDDVINVSGHRMGTAEIEAAIKKHPHVAEVAVVGKPDDIKGESVFAYVVLKDVEDSFGEEAELAKEINQVISKEIGNIAKCDTIKVVPGLPKTRSGKIMRRILRAIAKGEEIKQDISTLEDPSIVAKIQSCVIG
- a CDS encoding 3'-5' exonuclease, with the protein product MLNRLKRNWMKKRLKDPHYSFLFDTPPKDEVVVFDTETTGLDVKRDEIISIGAVKVKGNRILTSSSLHLYIKCNREINPESIKIHQIRACDMKNAIEADEAIARFLHFIGPRTLVGYYLEFDVAMVNKMLKESLGITLPNQLIEISALYYDKKVGTIHQEHVDLRFDAMLKALDIPKLNKHDALNDAIMTAMMYIKLKNLKTLN